The following DNA comes from Halalkaliarchaeum sp. AArc-CO.
GCGACTGGAGTCGACGGTCGACGAGGGACACGAGCGACAGAAGGTACGACAGACGATCGCCCTCGTCGAACGGATGCCGGGAAGTCGGGCGTTCACCCAGCGCGTGAGCAAGTACACGACCCGGGACATGGCGGAGGCGTTCGTCGGGGCGGTGCTGTTTTCGTTACCGCTTCTGGTCGAAGACGGCGTCTTCGAGATCGCCGACTACCTCACGTCCGTCACGGTCGGCGCCATCCCGGCGTTCTTCCTCGCGAACGTGACGTTTGTCGTCGTTCTCACCGCCGGGATGCTGTACTACACCGACTTCCGTGACGTCCAGATCCACCGTCCCCTGTTCGGCATCGTCCCTCGACGGCTGGTCGGCGTGCTCGTGATTTCGCTTCTGACCGCGACGATAATGATGTACATGTGGGGACGCCTCGCCGCCGAGGATCCGACTTCCTTCGAGACCGTCGGCCGGATAACGGTCATCTGGGCGGCGGCAGCCTTCGGCGCGGCGCTGGGCGACATCCTTCCCGGCGAGTCGACCGGGACGGACGTCAGTGAACTCCTCGACCGTCCCGGCTCCGAGAGGTAGCCGGGACTTTTTCGCCGGCGGTCCGCGTACGGTTCCGTCGATGACCGACGAACCCGATCCCAGGGCGGACGATCCGGGGGGACGGCCGCGCACCCATTCCGAGGCTGTCGGAGGGCAGAATAAACCCGACATCGACCGGGAGAACCCGGACGTGTCGGATCTCCTCACGGAGCTTGCCGCACTCGAAGACGCCGTCGACGAGGATCACGAGCAACAGAAAGTACGACAGACGATCGCCCTCGTCGAGCGGATGCCCAGTAGCCGGGCGTTCACCCGGCGCGTGAGCAAGTACACGACGCGGGACATCGCGGAGTCGTTCGTCGGCAGCATCCTGATCTCGCTGCCACTTCTCGTCGAGGACGGCGTCTACGACATCGGCGACCACTTCCTCGCAGTGACCGTCGTCGGCGTCCCGATGTTCCTCCTCGCCAACGTGGCGTTCATCGTCTTCCTGTCGGCCGGACTGATGTACTACGCGGATTTTCGGGACGTCGACGTACAGCGCATCCTCGGTATCGTTCCCCGTCGGCTCCTCGGCGTCCTCGTCGTATCACTCGTCACGGCGACAACGCTCATGACGATGTGGGGTCGCGTCGAGGGGTGGGAGGACCCCTGGGTCGCGTTCGCCCGGATCTCGGTCATCTGGACGGCTGCCGCGTTCGGCGCGGCGCTGGGTGACATTCTTCCCGGCGAGTCGGAGGGGCCGGACATCCGCGAGCGGATCGACTCCTTTACCGACGCAGTCGGTGGCGACGACTAGGCGACGCCCGGGTGCTCAATACGCTTCGGTCCCTACATCGATCATGGAACGAAGCGAAGATCTCGCCGCGCTGGCCAGCGACCTTCGTGAGGCCGACACCGCGATCGCGCTCACCGGGGCGGGTCTGTCGGCCGCCTCGGGGATCCCGACGTTCCGGGGTGAAGACGGGATCTGGGGCGAGGAGTTCTCCGAGGCGGATTTTCATATCAGTCGCTTCGAGCGTGATCCCGCGGGGTTCTGGGAGGACCGCCTCGAGTTGAACGGGTTACTCCGGCCCGACGGAATCGAACCGAACACGGCACACGAGGCGCTCGCCGACCTCGAGAACGCCGGAACCCTCGACGCCGTGGTTACTCAGAACACGGACGGGTTACACGACGCCGCCGGTACCGGAACGGTTCTGGAGCTGCACGGTAACGCCGACCGAGTGGTCTGTCACAGATGCGGGCGAACGAAACCGGCCACCGAGATCCACGACCGGATCCGGTCCGGGGAGAACCCGCCGACGTGTGGCGACTGCAACGGCGTTTACAAGCCGGACGTCGTGCTGTTCGGCGAATTACTTTCCAGGGAGGTCCTCAAACGTACCCGTCGGCTTGCGGAAGACAGCGACGTGATCGTCGCCGCCGGCTCCTCGCTGCAGGTGGACCCGGCCGCATCGTTGCCCAGCTACCAGCGGGACGGCGTGCTGGCGATCGTCAATTTCGAGGAGACTCGGTACGCCTCGCGGGCGACGTACACGTTTCGCGAAGACGTCACCGAACTGCTGCCCGCTCTCGCAACGCGAGTGTTGAAGTGCGATCCGGAGTGAACACCGACTATGGCCATCCGAGCGTTCGCACCCGGTAGTGTCACCGGACTGTTTGCTCCGGCCCCGGCAGAGGGCGGTGCCTCCAGGGGGGCCAGTTTCGCGATCCGTGACGGGGTCGTCGTCGAACTCGAGCCGGCCGCCGAACGCGTCGTCACCGTCGACGGGGAGCCGGCCCCGTTCGACCCCGTCGAACGCGTCCTCTCGGAGCTCGGCGTCGACGCCGCGGTCGACGTGATGCCCGACGTGCCGCTCGGTCACGGGTTCGGCGCGAGCGGCGCTGCGACGCTCGCGACTGCGATCGCCGCGAACGACGCGTTCGATCTAGGACAGGCCCGCCCGGAACTGGTCGACGCCGCCCATCGAGCGGAGATGGCTGCCGGAACGGGACAGGGCGACGTGTTCATTCAGGATCGGGGCGGTCTGCTGTGGACCGTCGGCGATGGCGTCCGGCGGACGGTCCCCACCGAACCAGTTGAGTACGCCACCGCCGGCGGAATCGCGACCGGATCGATGCTCGCAGACGACGCGTTCATGGAGGCGGCACGTCGGGTCGGCTCCCGTGGACTGGATGCGCTCAAGTCGGAGCCGACCCTGCAGGCGCTCGCAGAACGCTCCAGTGAGTACGTCGACGCAACCGACGTCGCGACGCCGTTCGTCGAGCGAGAGATCGACCGGGTCGAGGAAGCCGGCGGCACGGCGGGGATGGCACTGTTCGGCGAGACTGTCTTCGCGGTCGGGGTCGATGGTGTCCTCCCGAACCGGACGCGGGTGGCCAGAGAGGGGGCGAAACTGCTGGCTGTAGACTAGCTCTCTCTTCGGGGTTTTCCCCCCACTGCGCTCACTCCAGATACTCCTCTTCCCGTTCGTCTTCCTCGACTGCGTCGTCGACCCGCTTTCGCACGTCGACCCGGTAATGCTGGAGGATGTCGCGCCCGAGCAACAGCGGGTACTCCATGTGTGAGCGGTCCTCCACGCTCGCGGTGACGGTGTGCTGGTTGCCGCCGATCCCGATCACGAGGTCGACAACGGGCCTGGCTGTGCCGGTCTTCATGCTCCCCGACTTCACGCGGGTCATGCTCTTTATCGGTCCGGCGCCGATCTCGGCGGCGAGCTGGGTGTCGATGCTCGTCCGCGTCGCGCCGGTGTCGGACTTGGCGTGGGCCTGTTTCGAGCCGCTCGTTCCGATGACCAGCACTTCCTCGATGTAGCCGATGAGCGGCGTTTCTCCGAGACCGGTCCGGCTCGGTCTCGGTGCCGAGGCCGGCCGTGAGTCGTCCAGCGTCGTCGAAAGCCCCTCGACGCGGTCCTCGTCGACCTCGCCGCCGACTGTCTCGATCGCGTGTTTCGCGATGTGCGGGGCGGGCGAGACGCCGGTCGCCTCGAACAGTCCCTTGAATCCCGCCGTCGGGTTCACCTCCAGCACGTACCAGCCGTCGTACCCCTCGACGAGGTCGACGCCTGCGTAGTCGAGGCCGATGACCTCGGTCGCGTACAGCGCGGTTTCGGCGGCCTCCTCGGGCATGTCGGTCGCGTCCTCGACGGCGCCCCCGAGCGCGACGTTCGTCCGCCAGTCGCCTTCGGGGGCGTACCGGTACATCGCGCCGACGATCTTCTCGCCCACGACGTACACGCGCAGGTCTCGATGCTTCTCGCCGTCCCTGTCTATCAACTCCTGGAGGAACGCCTGCCGGTTTCCGACCTTCGGGTTCACCGGTTCGGTGAGATCGACCTTCCAGGTACCGCCGCCGTGAGTTCCGATCGCGGTTTTGTAGACGCCGACGTCGCCGAAGCGTTCGCGGTCCTGGTTGAGCCGTTCGTTCGACAGCGCGAGCAGGGCGTCCGGGACGCGGATGTTCCAGTCGGCCAACGTTGCGGCGGTCGCGAACTTGTGGATCGCCGTGAGAACGGCGCCGGGCTCGTTGAGCATCGGACGGATGCGATTGAACGTCGTCGCGAGCCCGAGCGCTTCGGCTGGCTCTTCGGTGTTCGAGAGCAACAGCCGGTTCGCGATAACGTCGACGTCGGGTTCGACGCTCACGTCGCCGTCCTCGATCGAGACCGCAGCGTTCTCTCGTCGGAGCCAGATCCCCTCGTGTCCCAGGTCGTCGATCGCGTTGCAGATCGCTTTCGTCTCCTTGCTGTTGTGCAGCGACAGTACGCCCACTCGGACTGGCTCCTCTGACATGGAACCCTGTATTTGGGGCGCGTCAATATGTTTGCCGGTTTTTCCCCTGTTCGGGTTTCCCATCGCCCGAACGACCGCTCCGCTGTCAGACCATTTAAGACCCCACGCGCCCGATCCCGGCTCATGGCCGAATCCGGGGACGTTTTCACGTACAACGGCGGCAGGGTCGAACCCGGGGAGCGGCAGAACCTCCGGTATCGGATCAGCGAGACGTATCTGGGTGATCCAGTCCGCATCCCGGTGACGATCGTCAACGGCAAGCGTCCCGGTCCGACCGCGTTTCTCTCCGCAGCATCTCACGGCGACGAACTCAACGGGATCGAGGTGGTTCGGGAGGTCGCCCACGAGTGGGAACTGTCCGATCTCGCCGGAACGCTGGTCTGTCTGCCCGTCCTCAACGTGCCCGGATTCATTACCCAGCAGCGCTATTTACCGATCTACGATCGCGACCTCAACCGGTCGTTCCCGGGTGATCCCGAGTCGACGAGTTCGAAACGGATGGCCCACCGCATCTTCACGAACTTCCTCGAGCCGTGTGACGTCGGGATCGACTTTCACACCTCGACTCGAGGACGAACGAACATGCTTCACGTCCGGGGGGACATGACCGACCGGGAGGTCCACCGTCTCGCGATGGCGTTCGGCTCGAAGGTGGTTATCGACAGCGAACCGCCCGAAGGGACGCTCAGAGGGGAGGCGACGAGAGCCGGGACGCCGACGATCACCGTCGAGATGGGGGAGGCACACCGGTTCCAGCGGGATCTCATCGACGACGCGCTCGCCGGCGTCGAGTCGGTCTTCGCGGAGTACGGGCTGTTGGAAACTGCGGCGGTTAGGTGGCCGGGATGGCGGACGATCGTCGCCGGCGGGGCAGAGAAGACGTGGA
Coding sequences within:
- a CDS encoding DUF2391 family protein, with amino-acid sequence MTESNGLEPGTKKGAGSENAGPEDPNIGDLIAKLERLESTVDEGHERQKVRQTIALVERMPGSRAFTQRVSKYTTRDMAEAFVGAVLFSLPLLVEDGVFEIADYLTSVTVGAIPAFFLANVTFVVVLTAGMLYYTDFRDVQIHRPLFGIVPRRLVGVLVISLLTATIMMYMWGRLAAEDPTSFETVGRITVIWAAAAFGAALGDILPGESTGTDVSELLDRPGSER
- a CDS encoding DUF2391 domain-containing protein; translated protein: MTDEPDPRADDPGGRPRTHSEAVGGQNKPDIDRENPDVSDLLTELAALEDAVDEDHEQQKVRQTIALVERMPSSRAFTRRVSKYTTRDIAESFVGSILISLPLLVEDGVYDIGDHFLAVTVVGVPMFLLANVAFIVFLSAGLMYYADFRDVDVQRILGIVPRRLLGVLVVSLVTATTLMTMWGRVEGWEDPWVAFARISVIWTAAAFGAALGDILPGESEGPDIRERIDSFTDAVGGDD
- a CDS encoding Sir2 family NAD-dependent protein deacetylase is translated as MERSEDLAALASDLREADTAIALTGAGLSAASGIPTFRGEDGIWGEEFSEADFHISRFERDPAGFWEDRLELNGLLRPDGIEPNTAHEALADLENAGTLDAVVTQNTDGLHDAAGTGTVLELHGNADRVVCHRCGRTKPATEIHDRIRSGENPPTCGDCNGVYKPDVVLFGELLSREVLKRTRRLAEDSDVIVAAGSSLQVDPAASLPSYQRDGVLAIVNFEETRYASRATYTFREDVTELLPALATRVLKCDPE
- a CDS encoding GHMP kinase, translated to MAIRAFAPGSVTGLFAPAPAEGGASRGASFAIRDGVVVELEPAAERVVTVDGEPAPFDPVERVLSELGVDAAVDVMPDVPLGHGFGASGAATLATAIAANDAFDLGQARPELVDAAHRAEMAAGTGQGDVFIQDRGGLLWTVGDGVRRTVPTEPVEYATAGGIATGSMLADDAFMEAARRVGSRGLDALKSEPTLQALAERSSEYVDATDVATPFVEREIDRVEEAGGTAGMALFGETVFAVGVDGVLPNRTRVAREGAKLLAVD
- a CDS encoding RimK/LysX family protein; its protein translation is MSEEPVRVGVLSLHNSKETKAICNAIDDLGHEGIWLRRENAAVSIEDGDVSVEPDVDVIANRLLLSNTEEPAEALGLATTFNRIRPMLNEPGAVLTAIHKFATAATLADWNIRVPDALLALSNERLNQDRERFGDVGVYKTAIGTHGGGTWKVDLTEPVNPKVGNRQAFLQELIDRDGEKHRDLRVYVVGEKIVGAMYRYAPEGDWRTNVALGGAVEDATDMPEEAAETALYATEVIGLDYAGVDLVEGYDGWYVLEVNPTAGFKGLFEATGVSPAPHIAKHAIETVGGEVDEDRVEGLSTTLDDSRPASAPRPSRTGLGETPLIGYIEEVLVIGTSGSKQAHAKSDTGATRTSIDTQLAAEIGAGPIKSMTRVKSGSMKTGTARPVVDLVIGIGGNQHTVTASVEDRSHMEYPLLLGRDILQHYRVDVRKRVDDAVEEDEREEEYLE
- a CDS encoding succinylglutamate desuccinylase/aspartoacylase family protein encodes the protein MAESGDVFTYNGGRVEPGERQNLRYRISETYLGDPVRIPVTIVNGKRPGPTAFLSAASHGDELNGIEVVREVAHEWELSDLAGTLVCLPVLNVPGFITQQRYLPIYDRDLNRSFPGDPESTSSKRMAHRIFTNFLEPCDVGIDFHTSTRGRTNMLHVRGDMTDREVHRLAMAFGSKVVIDSEPPEGTLRGEATRAGTPTITVEMGEAHRFQRDLIDDALAGVESVFAEYGLLETAAVRWPGWRTIVAGGAEKTWIRADAGGIVDMHASRGELVREGDVIATITNPFKADDVAIEAPFTGVLVGVLENPVVYPGNPLCHLVELEPEVRRVLESGA